A stretch of Procambarus clarkii isolate CNS0578487 chromosome 20, FALCON_Pclarkii_2.0, whole genome shotgun sequence DNA encodes these proteins:
- the LOC138366837 gene encoding uncharacterized protein, with translation MVRIVAVTAAVTAAAAASTAAAAAASTAAAAASTAAAAASTAAAAAAASTAAAAASTAAAAASTAAAAASTGAAAASTAVASTAAAAAAASTAAAAAAASTAAAAIGTVDDTEVGTVDDTEVGTVDDTEVGTVDDTEVGTVDDTEVGTVDDTEVGTVDDTEVGTVDDTEVGTVFGTLRLKSN, from the exons ATGGTGAGAATTgttgctgtgactgctgctgtgacagctgctgctgctgctagtaccgctgctgctgctgctgctagtaccgctgctgctgcagctagtaccgctgctgcagctgctagtaccgccgctgctgctgcagctgctagtACCGCTGCTGCTGCAGCTAGTACCGCCGCTGCAGCTGCTAGTACCGCTGCTGCTGCAGCTAGtaccggtgctgctgctgctagtaccGCTGTTGCTAGTacggctgcagctgctgctgctgctagtacggctgcagctgctgctgctgctagtacggctgctgctgcta TTGGCACCGTAGATGACACCGAAGTTGGCACCGTAGATGACACCGAAGTTGGCACCGTAGATGACACCGAAGTTGGAACCGTAGATGACACCGAAGTTGGCACCGTAGATGACACCGAAGTTGGCACCGTAGATGACACCGAAGTTGGCACCGTAGATGACACCGAAGTTGGCACCGTAGATGACACCGAAGTTGGCACCGTATTTGGCACCCTGAGGTTGAAATCAAACTAA